Part of the Ruegeria sp. TM1040 genome, TTTGAGGCCAAAGGCCACGTCTTCCTCGACGATGGGAAACACGATCTGATTATCGGGGTTTTGAAACACGAACCCCACGCGACGGCGCAGTTTGCGGCCTTCTGTGCGGGTGTCTTGGCCATCCACGCACACCCTACCCGAGCTCGGCAAGCGCAAACCGTTCAGCAAACGTACAAAGCTGCTTTTGCCACTGCCATTGCTTCCCACGATGGCAATTCGCTTTTCGCGCAGCGTGAGGTTGATGTCGCGCAGGATCGGCCGATCATCCAGTGTCAGGCTGACATCTTGAACTTCGATCATAGGTTTCGATCCCGTTATTCCGCGCTACCCCAAGGAGCCTTGGCTAGCGCTATACGAGATCTCCGGCGACTTGAAAAGAATATATTATCTATAATATCGCGCTGGTGGCGCTAAAGCCCATCTGTACCAATGTCTTGCGGTGCGATGGCCACGGATTTCATGATCGCATAGATGGCTTTGCCGACCTTCAGATCCAGCGTTGCAACCGACCTCTGGGTGACGCGGGCCAGCATCGGGCCCCCGGCAGTTTCAAGTGTCACCAAGGCCCCTGGCCCCTCGCCCGCGCGGATCGCCGTGATGGTTCCGGGCAGAATATTCAGGGCCGAAAGCCCTTCGGGTCTGGTGTTGCTAAGGATAATGTCATGCGCGGCAACGCGCAGGCGCATCACGGTCCCAATCGGGCGTTCAATCCGGGGCACAAACAGCTCTAGCCCATTGATGCGCAATTCGCTGAGCCCATCGGAGTGCTGCAAAAACAGCTCTGCGGTGAGTACAGAGCCCACGTTGCGCACGCCGGTTGGGACAATCGCAGGATCCGAGAGCACCCCGCTGGCGGACCCGACCTGTGTGACGCGTCCGTGATCCAGAACAACAACATGGCTCGCTAGACGGGCCACTTCGCTGGCAGCGTGGCTGACATATAGGACCGGCACTTTGAGCTCGTCTCTGATGCGCTCGAAATACGGCAGGATTTCAAGCTTTCGGGCCTCATCAAGCGCGGTCAACGGCTCATCCGCTAGAAGCAGTTCCGGGGCGGCGAGAAGCGCGCGCCCAATCGCAACGCGCTGTTTTTCCCCTCCCGAAAGCTGCGCAGGACGGCGCTGCAACAGCGCGCCCAGCCCCAACAGGTCCACGATCCGATCGGGGTCAGCGGTGCGGCTGGATCGGGGGAGAAAGCGATGCGCATAAAGGAGGTTCTGTTGAACACTGAGATGAGGAAAGAGCCGCGAGTCCTGAAAGATATAGCCAAGGCGTCGTTTGTGGGCGGGCAGCGCGACCCCCCTGCCCGAGTCATAAAGCACCCGCTGGCCGATCTGGATACGGCCGCGCTCTGGCGCAATCAGCCCTGCGACCGCATTGATCAGGGTGGTCTTGCCTGATCCGGATCTGCCGAACAAAACCGTCAGCCCACCCGGCACGGAGAACTGTGCATCCAGGCGAAACTGGCCTTGGGACAGGGCAATATCCACGTCAAAACTCATGTGGTGGCCAGCCTCTTTGCGAGACGTCGGTTCAATGCCTCCGAGAGCAGCAAGGCAGCAAAGGAGATCAGCACCGAGATGATCACGAGCCGGATCGCCGCTGTTTCGGCACCGGGCACCTGTAGGAAGGCGTAGATCGCCGAAGGCAGGGTCTGCGTCTCTCCGGGAATATTTGCCACAAACGTGATTGTTGCGCCGAACTCTCCTATGGCTTTGGCAAAGGCCAGCACCATGCCCGCAATGACCCCGGGCAAGGCCAGCGGCAGTGTCACCGTGCAGAATACCCAAAACGGAGAGGCGCCAAGAGTTGAGGCTGCACGCTCCAGCTTGGGGTCGATCAGTTCAAATGACAGCCGCAAGGCGCGCACCAGCAGCGGAAAGCCCATGATCGCTGCCGCAAGCACTGCGCCGGTCCATTTGAACGCGACCGAGATACCGAAGTTGGCCAGGAGCCGTCCCATTGGCCCCGCTGGCCCAAAGAGCAGCAGCAGCAGATACCCTGTCACCACCGGCGGCAAGATCAAAGGCAGGTGAACCAGCCCATTCAAAAGCGATTTGCCGGGGAAATTCCAACGGGCCAGCGCATAGGCTGTTAAAATGCCGAGCGGCAGGCTCAGGGTCATGGCCCAAAAGCCCACCTTGACGGAGAGCAGGATGGCTTGGATCTCGTCCGGTCCATAGCCTAGCATGCCCTGCCCGCTCACGGGGCACCCATCGGAACAAACCCCTGAGATCGAAAGAGGCTCTGCGCGGGGGTAGACTGTAAGTGGTCAAGAAATACGGGGCTTAGGCCGTTGTCAGAGACTGCTGCCGCTGGATAGACGATTGGGGGATGCAGATCCTCGGGAATGTTGAAGACGACAGAGACCCGCGCGTCGGCGGTGGCGTCCGTGAGATAGACGATCCCATAAGGCGTCGCGCCAGTCGCCACGAGCGCGAGCGCTGCCCGCACGTTATCGGTTTGCGCAACATGCCTCGTAAGCGCGGGCCAGACCCCTGCCTTTTCAAGTGCCGCCTTGCCATAGAGCCCGGCGGGGACTGCGTTGATCTGTGCCATCGCAAGGCGCCCATCTGCCAGCTTCTCCGGCAGCGCGTTCAGTCCGCTGAGGGGGGCGGCGCCTTTGGCGGCGATCACAACAAGTCGATTGCCAAGTAGATCTCTGCGACTGTCCACGCGGACATGGCCCTGTTCTTCGAGAACATCCATCCAGGCCCCATTTGCCGAGATGAAGGCATCCGCCGGCGCCCCCAATCCGATCTGGCGCGCCAGTGCGGAGGAGCCTGCATAAGACACAGACACCTCCGTGTCATGGAGCTCTGAGAAGTTTTGGGCGATTTCATCAAGGGCGGTTTTCAGGCTTGCGGCGGCAAAGATGCGCAGAGGATCTGCCGCAACTGATGCGGTGGCGAAACACGAGGTCAATGCCGCCACGAACAACGCAATAAGGCTCCACTTCCTGAACTGCCGGGATTTCATGAAACACTTCCAGAGCTGATGCGACATTGGAGAAACTATGTCGTCCATCCCAGGCGCGCAAGCGGGGGTGCAAAACTCTGTCTGAGGTCCTGTTTGTGGCGCCTGGCTGTCGCCCCTGTCGCATGAGGTGAGCGACGATAGACAACTAATTTACATCCAATGTCAGCAAATATGACGGGAAATTTACAGAATATTTTCTGATACGCGCCTAATGCGCGCAGGAATCAAACACTGTCATTAAGGTAAGCCCAAAAATGTCTCAGACCGGCTGCACGGAGGGATTGAGAGAAGTTTTGACAGCATACCGGTGGCAATTCGTCCGAGCGCTGGGGGCACCCCCAAGCCAAGGAGGAGAGGCGAAAGCCCAGTGGGCACCTCGGACTTTGGGCCTGCATTGAGCCGTCCGCGCGACGCCTAAATGCCCCTGCCACCACCTACGTATTCGACGTGATAAAAGTGGAGGACGCACCATGAGTGCAAACGAAGACAGTAACGCCTATTGGGCCGCGAATGTGCGGCTCATCCTGATCAGCCTTGTTATCTGGGCCTTGGTCTCCTTTGGGTTCGGGATCATCCTGCGCCCCCTGCTCTCCGGGATTTCGGTCGGCGGCACCGATCTTGGGTTCTGGTTCGCACAGCAGGGTTCAATCCTCGTCTTTCTGGCGCTGATCTTCTTCTACGCCTGGCGGATGAACCAACTCGATAAAGAACACGGCGTGGACGAGGAATAATCAGGATGGATCAGTTTACACTCAACCTTCTCTTTGTGGGCGCGTCCTTTGCGCTCTACATCGGGATCGCGATCTGGGCACGGGCCGGATCAACCTCTGAATTCTATGCCGCCGGGCGCGGCGTGCATCCTGTCACCAACGGGATGGCCACCGCGGCAGACTGGATGTCGGCGGCTTCCTTTATCTCCATGGCAGGTCTCATCGCCTTTACCGGCTATGACAACTCCTCCTTCCTGATGGGCTGGACCGGGGGCTACGTGCTGCTCGCACTGCTGCTGGCACCATATCTGCGCAAGTTCGGCAAGTTCACCGTCTCTGAATTCATCGGCGACCGCTTCTATAGCCCGACTGCACGTCTGGTGGCGGTGATATGTCTGCTGGTGGCCTCGATCACCTATGTGATCGGGCAAATGCAGGGTGTGGGTATCGCCTTTGGGCGTTTTCTTGAAATCGACGCCTTTTGGGGTCTGCTGATCGGTGCCTGTGTTGTGTTTGCCTATGCGGTGTTTGGCGGCATGAAGGGCGTGACCTACACGCAGGTTGCACAATACTGCGTGCTGATTACCGCCTACACGATCCCGGCGGTGTTTATTTCGCTGCAACTCACTGGCAATCCGATCCCAGCCTTGGGGCTCTTTGGCTCCACCGAGAGCGGCGAGCCGCTGCTGGCCAAGCTCAACCAGATCGTCACCGACCTTGGCTTTGCGGAATACACCGCAGCACATGGCTCCACCATCAACATGGTGCTCTTCACCCTGTCGCTGATGATCGGCACCGCAGGTCTGCCCCACGTCATCATGCGCTTCTTTACGGTGCCGCGCGTGTCCGATGCGCGCTGGTCGGCGGGCTGGACCCTTGTGTTCATCGCGCTTCTCTATCTGACGGCGCCGGCCGTGGGCGCAATGGCGCGCCTCAACATCTCTGAGCTGATGTGGCCTAACGGGACCGAAGCACAGGCTGTGAGTGTCGAGCAGATCGAAACCGATCCTGAGTACGCATGGATGGCGACGTGGCAGAAAACCGGCCTTCTCGGTTGGGAAGACAAGAACGGCGACGGGCGCATTCAGTACTACAATGACGCCAATGCGGACCTGCAAGCCAAAGCCGAAGCAAACGGTTGGAAAGGCAATGAGCTCACCAACTTCAACCGCGACATCCTTGTGCTTGCAAACCCTGAGATTGCATCGCTCCCCGGTTGGGTGATCGGTCTGGTGGCCGCAGGTGGTCTCGCGGCGGCGCTTTCGACCGCAGCCGGTCTCTTGCTGGCGATCTCCTCGGCGGTGAGCCACGACCTTCTCAAGGGTCAGCTGACTCCCAACATGTCGGAGAAATCCGAACTGTTGGCGGCGCGGGTGTCGATGGCAGCTGCAATCGTGGTGGCGGTTCTTCTGGGCCTCAACCCTCCGGGGTTTGCGGCGCAGACGGTGGCGTTGGCCTTTGGTCTTGCGGCAGCCTCGATTTTCCCGGCGCTGATGATGGGGATCTTCTCGACTCGCATCAACAACAGCGGTGCGGTTGCAGGCATGCTGGCCGGTCTCGTGGTGACCTTGCTCTATATCTTCCTGCACAAGGGCTGGTTCTTCATCCCGGACACCAATTCGTTCACCGATGCCGACCCGCTCCTTGGGCCGATCAAATCCACCTCCTTTGGTGCAATCGGAGCTCTGGTCAACTTTGCGGTGGCTTATGTCGTCACCAACATGACCAAGGAAACTCCGCAGCACATCAAGGATCTCGTCGAGAGCGTCCGTGTGCCGCGCGGCGCAGGTCAAGCGGTCGACGGTCACTAAGACCGTCGCTGGCATCGCCCCCTGGGCGTTGCCCCGTATTTACAGATGGTCCTGCCCGCTTCAACGTGGGCAGGACATTTGACCGAAGGTTTGAGACATGCCCCTACCGGCCGCCCTCACCCAGTTTCTCGCATCCGTGCACCCCTACGACAGCCTGCCCGATCCGGTGCTGGCGCATGTGGCGCAGCAATGTGCGTTACACAATGTAGCTGTGGATGAGCGGCTCTTCTCTCTCGGCGATACGGTGTCTTCTCTTTATATTATCGTCTCGGGCGAGATCGAGATCACCGACGAAGCCGGGGTGCAACTGTCGATCCTTGGCTCACGCAATTCCTTTGGCGAACGCGCGCTCCTGCGCGGAGAGCGTGCAAGCCGCAGCGCGAGGGCGACCTCTGCGAGCGAGGTGATCGCCCTCCCCGCCGAGGTGTTTCACCAGCTTATCGACCAGCATGAATCGGTCGCGCGCTTCTTCGACCGCCGCCGACCACCTCCGCGCACGGGCAACAGCCTTGCCAGTCTCACGGTGGAGCAGTTGATGACGCGCGCGCCTGTCACCTGTACGCCTGAGACGCCCATTCGCGACGCTGCCGCGCTGATGCACCGCCATCACATCTCCTCGATCTGTATCTGTGATCCGGATGGGTTCCACGGGATCGTGACCCTGCGCGATCTGAACAGCAAAGTGATCGTGGGTGGCATAGATCCGCTCGAGCCGATCTCCGGGATCATGACGGAGGATGTGCTGACGTTGGCGCCACAGGCGTTGGTCACGGATGTCCTGCATCTGATGGTGGAGCGTAACATCCACCATGTTCCGATTGTGAACGAGAGAGGCCTGTTGGGCATCGTCACGCAAACCGATCTCACTCGAGCGCAGGCGCTCTCTTCCGCCGATCTGGTCGGCCGTATTGCGCGGGCCGAGGACGCCTCCGAGATGGCGCGGGCCACGGCGCAGATCCCGCAACTCCTGGTGCAGCTCGTTGAAGCGGGCAATCGGCATGAGGTGATCACGCGTCTGATCACCGACATTGCTGACATCGCTACTCGACGGCTCCTCTCTCTGGCAGAAGCACAGCTTGGTCCGCCGCCCGTACCTTATCTTTGGCTCGCGTGTGGCTCGCAGGGACGTCAGGAACAGACCGGGGTTTCCGATCAGGACAATTGCCTGATCCTGTCTGATGACTTGACTGATGCGCAAATGCCCTACTTTGCGAAGCTGGCCCGATTTGTCAGTGATGGGCTTGATCGCTGTGGCTATTTCTACTGTCCGGGCGACATGATGGCGACCAACCCACGCTGGTGTCAGCCCTTGCGAGTCTGGCGCGGGTATTTCCAGACTTGGATCGCCAAACCCGATCCCGAAGCGCAGATGCTTGCCTCGGTCATGTTCGACCTGCGCCCGATCGGCGGGGACAAGAGCCTCTTTGATCACCTTCAGAGCGACACGCTTGAGGCTGCCGCAAAGAATTCGATCTTTACCGCGCATATGATCTCCAATTCGCTCAAGCATCAGCCGCCTCTCGGCCTGTTGCGCGGATTGGCAACCATCCGCTCTGGCGATCACCGGGATGAGCTTGATCTGAAACACAACGGCGTCGTGCCGGTGGTGGATCTGGGCCGGATATATACGCTGCAGGGGCGGCTGCGGCCGGTGAACACCCGCGCGCGGCTTGAAGCGGCCCTTGCTGCGGGGCTTCTGTCTGCGTCCGGGGGGGCCGATCTCTTGGATGCCTATGATCTCATTGCATCCATGCGGCTTGAATTGCAGACCAAACAGATCAAAGCGGGCCAGGCTGCGGGCAACTATCTCAACCCATCTTCGCTGTCGGATTTTGAACGCAGCCATTTGCGCAATGCCTTTGTGGTCGTGAAGACCATGCAATCTGCCGTTGGCTCGGGCACAGGAACCTTAGGATGATTTCATGTTTGTAGAATTGATCGCAACCATCGTCGCGGGCATTGCCTGTGCTGGCCTCGTGATGCTTCTGAACATCTTGACGGGACGCCGCCTGCCCAAGTGGATGATGCCTGTGGCAGCGGGGCTTGGTATGATCGGCATGACGATTTCCAACGAATATACCTGGTATGCGCGCACCACCGAGAGCCTGCCCAAAGGGCTTGAAGTCGCGATGACCGTTGAAGAACAGGGCTGGCTGCGCCCCTGGACGCAGATCTGGCCCTACACGAAACGTTTTGTTGCAGTGGATGTGGCGACCGCGCGCACGCATCAGGATCTGCCGGATCAAAAGCTGCTGGATCTCTATTTCTTTGGGCGCTGGTCGCCGGTCAATCAGGCACCGATGCTCTTTGACTGCGCCGAGGCCCGCTCTGCTCTCTTGATTGATGGCGCCGAGTTCGGCGCCGATGGGACGGTTGCAGATGCCGATTGGCGAGCCATGCCCAAAGATGATCCAATCCTGGCCAAAGTCTGCACCGCATAGACATGCTTAGATCCCTGTCCCTTCGCCTGCGCATCTTCCTGTTCTTCTGCCTCCTGGCTGTGGGAGCAATCGCGCTGGCTGCGGTGGCGTTGGGTTTTGTCTGGACCCGCTCTGATTCAGAGTGGACGGCTTCAGAACTCACCACGGTGATCCTGTTGTTCGGGTTTTTGAATACAGGTCTGGTGCTGGGGATCTGGCTGCTGTTTGACGAAAACGTCGCGCGCCCGATCGAGGGGCTTTCGACCAGTCTGCGCCTGCGTGCCCACTCCGGAATTGAGGACAGCATCAAAGCACAGGCAGCGCAATACCTCGGCGATCTGGCCCCGGCGGCACGCGCGCTGTCGGATGCGCTTGCGGCTTCTGGAGATCAGCCACCAGAACAGACCCAGCGCCTGCTTCAGGAACGGGAGCGGCTGACTGCGTTGCTCAGCGAAATTCCCATTGCGACGATCCTTGTAAACGCAGCAGGTGAGATTGCACTCTATGACGCGCAGGCCGGGGCCATCCTCTCCCGCATCGCCGCACCGCGCCTTGGGGCGCCACTCTCGAACTATTTCGATCTGACGCCCGCAATCGGCGCCTGTGCCCGAGCAGACCGGCGCCTCGTAGCGGGGCATGTGACCGTCCCAGACTGCAATCATGCCGAAACGTTCAATCTGCAGATAAAATCGCTCGGTGCGGAGGGCGATGTGATCTTCCTTGAAGCCGATACGCGGGCGGAGCGCGACACGCTGTCCCCTCCTTTGGTCTTTGATTTTGACCTTCTGGATCAGAAACTTGAGGGGACGATAACGGCCAGACGCCTCTCGGAGCTGAACTTCGTGGTCTTTGACACCGAGACGACCGGGTTGTCGGTTACCAAGGATGCCATCGTGGAACTCGCCGCTGCCCGTGTGCTGAACGGGCGCATCCTCGACGGCGAGGTCTTTGAAACCTATGTCGATCCAGGCCGACCGATCCCCGCAGCGTCCACCAAGATACATGGCGTACGCGATGCGGATGTGGCGCAGTCACCCCGGATCGAAGCGGTGATCCCGGCGTTTCATGACTTTGCACAGAGCGCCGTTCTGGTTGCCCATAACGCCCCCTTTGACATCGGGCTATTGCGTCAACAAGAGGTTCAGACCGGGTGCAGTTGGGACCATCCGGTTGTCGATACAGTGCTGTTGTCGGCCTTAGTGTTTGGGATTTCAGCGGATCATTCGCTGGATGCTTTGTGCAGCCGTCTTTCGATCGAAATCCCCGCCCGGCACCGCCATACGGCCAAGGGAGATGCGCGCGCTACGGCAGAAGCGCTCATACGCCTTCTGCCGCTCTTGCAGGGCAAGGGGATCGAGACCTTTGGTCAACTCCTAAAGGAAACCTCCAAATTTGGCCGACTGCTGCGGGACATCAACTCTGACCACGTCCGAAACGCGCCCGAGATGAGCGACAGCCCCTAGCCCGTTCGCTATCCCGCATGGTCTTGGGCTTTGAGCCACTCAAGCATGACCTGCGTCGTCTCTTCGGGCCGCTCTTGTTGGATCCAGTGGCCGCAGTCGAGGCTGCGGATCGCCACATTGGGTACAAACTCGCTGAGGTTCTCAGACGGCGGGATCGGGTCTTGCAGGCCGTAGATCATCAGCGCCGGGTGGCGGATGACAGGGTCGATCTCTGCCAGAATATGCCAGTTTCGATCCATGTTCCGATACCAGTTGATCCCCGGTGTAAAGCCGCTGGCCTTGAAGGCTGAGACAAAAACCTCCAGGTCCTCCGCGCTGATCAGAGGATCACCCAGAGGCGTCTCGGCGCGGGCGAGGTTGATCATCATCATGCCGGGCTCTGACGGAACCATCGTCAGGTTCTTGCGAAACAGATTGCGCAGGAATTGATCTGCGTTCTGGTCAAGGATCGCATCCGCCACGCCAAATTGCCGATTAAAATGAACAAAGTAGTGATCCGCCCCAAAGAGAGCCTCGATAAACTCGATCCAGGGTGTCGGGGTGCGGGTTTGATAGGGCAGCGCCAGATTGATGAGCCGCACAACCCTTTCTGGATGCAGCAACGCCATGCTCCAGACGACATTTGCACCCCAGTCGTGACCGACAAATGTCGCGGCCTCATAGCCAAAATGTTCAAGCAACGCCGCGAGATCCCCAGTGAGACGGGTGATGTCATAGTCTGTCACATCGGCAGGCCGCGACGATGCCCCAAACCCACGCTGGTTTGGGGCCAGGACGTGATAGCCGGCCGCCACCAGCGCAGGGATCTGGGCGCGCCAGGAATAGGCAAGCTCGGGCCAGCCGTGGCACAGGACAATCGGATTGCCCCTGTTGTGCGACCCGGCTTCGAATACTTCGAGCGTAATTCCATTCAGTTTAATCCTCTGGGGGGCTGGAAAATCGGAGTTAATGGGCATGGGTTGGCCTCGCTGGAAAACATGTCTGCGATCGCCTAACCAAAAAAGGTCTCAAAAACTGACACCTTTGTATGATACACCACAGGCATGAAGCAGCGCGCCCGCCAAGATGCCATTGTCCGCACTCTGCGTCGTCGCGGGTCCACCACTCTTGCGGCGTTGGGGGAAGAGGTTGATGCCTCGCGCAGCACGGTCTTGCGCGACCTCTCGGCGCTGCGCGATGCGGGATATGTCATCCATGCCGAACAGGGGCGCGGCGGTGGCGTGTCCCTTGATCCGAGCTCGGTTCAGACCACAGCCAGACTGTCAGTTGCAGAGGTGTTTGCGCTCATCATGGGTGTTGCCTCCATGCGGGCTGCAGGTGTGATCCCATTCTCGAGCCTCGCGGACAGCGGCGTGGCGAAGATCGAAAAAGCGCTGCCGCCCGACAAGCTGCGGGAATTGCGCCGAATGCTCGACCGGCTCTATGTCGGCCCGCTCGCCTCACAAGTGGATATTTCTGACCTGAAGGAGATGGTGCCCGAGTTGCTGCCAGCCTTTGAAGCCGCCTTTCTTGGCCAGAGACGGCTGCGATTTCAGTACTGCGACGCCAAGGGCGCGTGGACGTCACGAGAGATCGAACCTCAGGCGATGCTGGTCCTGCCGCCTCTGTGGTATCTGGTTGCCTGGGATCCAAGCCGAAATGACTTTCGCCATTTTCGCGCCGACAGGATCAGCGCACCCGAAGTGATCGAGACGACGCGATTTCGACCCCGGAACGTCACGTTTGCCGCCGGTGTCCGCCCGATCCGCTATGCTTGAGCTCGGGGTGCACAGCAGATGCACCCGATGATGACCCGACGGATGTCTCATAAATGCGACCAGACCGCGCCGTTTTTCGCATTGCACACCGGGCTGGCTCTCGTCACGGTGGGGTCATCGAGGGAGACAGCCGATGCAGACAATCAAGGCCGCCGTGTGCCATAGCTTTGGAAGCGCGCTCGAAATCGAAGACGTGGTGCTTGCGTCGCCCGGGCCGGGCGAGGTTGAAGTCACGCTGGATGCGGTCGCTATCTGTCACAGCGATATCTCCTTTGCCGAAGGCGCATGGGGCGGGCCGCTGCCGGCGGTCTACGGACATGAGGCGGCTGGTCGTGTCTCGGCGCTGGGGCGTGATGTCGATGGTTTCAACATCGGCGATGATGTGCTGGTGACCCTCATCCGCGCCTGCCGCCACTGTTCCGCGTGCACATCAGGACAGCCAGTCTACTGCGCGACACCCTATGACGGGTTGCAAGGCCCGCTCAGCACCCCATCCGGCGCGCCACTCTATCAGGCGATGGCCTGTGGCGCTTTCGCCGAAAAAGTGGTGGTCTCTGGCAGCCAGATTGTGGCCATTCCGGCTGATATGCCCAAAGACGTTGCCGCACTTGTCTCGTGCGGGGTCATCACGGGCGTCGGCGGTGCCGTACACTCTGCGAAGTTGCGGGCAGGCGAAGATGTGGTTGTCATTGGCGCGGGCGGTGTCGGTCTCAACGCGATCCAGGGCGCTCGCATCGCCGGTGCGCGCCGCATCGTTGCCGTCGATCTGAGCGCTGAAAAGCTCGATGTAGCGCGCGACTTTGGCGCGACGGACACGGTGCTGGCCTCCGATCTCAAACCGTGGCGCGCCGCTATCGACGCCCTTGGCGGCAAGGGCGCAGAGGTGGTGCTGATCACTGTGGGTGCGATCCCCGCTTATGCCCAGGCTCCGCGCTATCTGGCGCCGGGCGGGCGCGCGGTGATGATCGGTATGCCGCATTCCGGTGATACTGCGCCCTACGAGCCTGTGGTCATGGCCGCTTTGGGGCAAGGTCTGCAAGGCTCAAAGATGGGCGATGTCGTGCTTCAACGTGATGTGCCATGGATCATCGACCTCTACCAGCAAGGTCGTCTGAAACTCGACGAGCTGATCTCTGGTCGCTGGTCCTTGCTTCAAATCAATGAGGCGATTGCAGATACCAAGACTGGGTCTGCACGTCGCAATGTTATCCTCTTTGATCACGATCACCCCTGATATCGCCCTCATGCAACGCCATCCGCTCTGGGTCTGTTCGGTTCGCCTAGCCGATGGGATCCGGGCCTTTTGGCCCGGACCCGCGCGCGCCGGAGCCTCGCGGGCTCCGGCGCGCGCTCCCTCCTCCTCCATTCGATCTGCAGAAAACAAAGGACCGTGAAATTTGAAACTTCAGGACCTCGACATCATCATCACTGCGCCCCCTGCCCCGGGTTGGGGTGGGCGCTACTGGACTCTCGTGAAGCTCACAACCGATACAGGAGTTGTCGGCTGGGGAGAGTGCTATGCCTCGACCGTGGGGCCGACTGCGATGCGCGCCGTTATCGAAGACGTGTTCGCCCGCCACATGCAGGGTGAAAACCCCGAAAATATTGAACTCATGTTCCGGCGCGCCTATTCCTCGGGCTTTACGCAACGCCCAGATCCGACGGTGATTGGTGCTTTTTCAGGGCTTGAAATCGCGTGCTGGGACATTCTCGGCAAGGATCGGAACCGTC contains:
- a CDS encoding zinc-binding dehydrogenase → MQTIKAAVCHSFGSALEIEDVVLASPGPGEVEVTLDAVAICHSDISFAEGAWGGPLPAVYGHEAAGRVSALGRDVDGFNIGDDVLVTLIRACRHCSACTSGQPVYCATPYDGLQGPLSTPSGAPLYQAMACGAFAEKVVVSGSQIVAIPADMPKDVAALVSCGVITGVGGAVHSAKLRAGEDVVVIGAGGVGLNAIQGARIAGARRIVAVDLSAEKLDVARDFGATDTVLASDLKPWRAAIDALGGKGAEVVLITVGAIPAYAQAPRYLAPGGRAVMIGMPHSGDTAPYEPVVMAALGQGLQGSKMGDVVLQRDVPWIIDLYQQGRLKLDELISGRWSLLQINEAIADTKTGSARRNVILFDHDHP
- a CDS encoding helix-turn-helix transcriptional regulator — its product is MKQRARQDAIVRTLRRRGSTTLAALGEEVDASRSTVLRDLSALRDAGYVIHAEQGRGGGVSLDPSSVQTTARLSVAEVFALIMGVASMRAAGVIPFSSLADSGVAKIEKALPPDKLRELRRMLDRLYVGPLASQVDISDLKEMVPELLPAFEAAFLGQRRLRFQYCDAKGAWTSREIEPQAMLVLPPLWYLVAWDPSRNDFRHFRADRISAPEVIETTRFRPRNVTFAAGVRPIRYA
- a CDS encoding alpha/beta fold hydrolase, giving the protein MPINSDFPAPQRIKLNGITLEVFEAGSHNRGNPIVLCHGWPELAYSWRAQIPALVAAGYHVLAPNQRGFGASSRPADVTDYDITRLTGDLAALLEHFGYEAATFVGHDWGANVVWSMALLHPERVVRLINLALPYQTRTPTPWIEFIEALFGADHYFVHFNRQFGVADAILDQNADQFLRNLFRKNLTMVPSEPGMMMINLARAETPLGDPLISAEDLEVFVSAFKASGFTPGINWYRNMDRNWHILAEIDPVIRHPALMIYGLQDPIPPSENLSEFVPNVAIRSLDCGHWIQQERPEETTQVMLEWLKAQDHAG